The following are from one region of the Procambarus clarkii isolate CNS0578487 chromosome 52, FALCON_Pclarkii_2.0, whole genome shotgun sequence genome:
- the LOC123763641 gene encoding activating signal cointegrator 1 complex subunit 1 produces the protein MCADVLRPPTVWLDGRCYRVLSPLASTTTVTNYVEEDSYGLEDAVYQDEVECGGEQAEFAWEQLNNGKFQTSFPVANCYISYIIGAKGATKKRIENETYTTLKFPVKGQSGDVVVIGKDLKTVRQARLKMELLVEQARKKQPFTHFLCIPFNKPAIQEKYIEFKKEVLEKCGSSRGVDESIFQEPAKLHLTLCVMVLADDRERYQALDALANCPESVLKKHLAGEKLRVEMKGIEYMNDDPGEVDVLYGRINALSWTHSLQTIADSLVDEFVKAGVLNRQHDRVKLHVTLMNTLFRHDRDGVTDSKASKDRESFCARQILEEFENYEFGEMEVEEIHLSVRYTTANNGFYSSSGKIPVVPIAAS, from the exons ATGTGTGCTGATGTGTTGCGGCCCCCAACAGTATGGCTAGACGGCCGCTGCTACCGTGTGCTCAGCCCCCTCGCAtctaccactaccgtcaccaactATGTCGAGGAGGATTCCTATGGACTCG AAGATGCTGTGTACCAGGATGAGGTGGAATGTGGTGGTGAACAGGCAGAATTTGCTTGGGAGCAGCTCAATAATGGAAAGTTCCAAACTTCATTCCCCGTGGCAAA CTGCTACATATCATACATCATTGGAGCAAAGGGAGCCACCAAGAAGAGGATAGAGAATGAAACTTACACGACCTTAAAATTCCCGGTGAAAGGCCAGTCAGGAGATGTTG TTGTGATTGGTAAGGATTTGAAGACTGTTCGGCAGGCGCGCCTCAAGATGGAACTGTTAGTGGAGCAGGCGAGAAAAAAGCAGCCGTTTACCCATTTTCTTTGTATCCCTTTCAATAAACCAgcaatacaagaaaaatatatagaATTTAAG AAGGAAGTGCTGGAGAAGTGTGGTAGCAGCCGTGGAGTTGATGAGTCGATTTTTCAGGAGCCTGCCAAATTGCATCTAACTTTGTGTGTCATGGTGTTAGCAGATGATCGTGAACGCTATCAAGCTCTGGATGCACTGGCTAATTGTccagaaagtgttctaaa GAAACACTTGGCTGGAGAAAAACTGCGTGTTGAGATGAAAGGCATCGAGTACATGAATGACGACCCAGGAGAAGTTGATGTTCTGTATGGCCGCATCAATGCCCTCAGCTGGACTCATTCATTACAGACTATTGCTGATTCTCTTGTAGATGAGTTTGTTAAAGCTG GTGTGTTGAACCGACAACATGACAGGGTAAAGCTACATGTAACGTTGATGAACACATTGTTCCGCCATGATCGAGATGGTGTTACAGACTCCAAAGCTAGCAAGGACAGAGAGTCATTTTGTGCAAGGCAGATTTTGGAG GAGTTTGAGAATTATGAATTTGGCGAGATGGAGGTTGAAGAAATCCACTTATCCGTTCGCTATACTACAGCAAACAATGGATTTTACTCATCCTCGGGGAAGATTCCTGTCGTACCAATTGCAGCTTCATAA
- the LOC123763506 gene encoding spidroin-2-like has translation MAESASGLINGMHGNAIRETGSAGASPGQGGTALWGPGGAASGALEAQHQGSWRCSIRGSWRCSINGALEAQHQGPWRCSIRGPGGAASGALEEQHQGPWRHSIRGPGDAASGGPGDAASGGPGDAASGALEAQHQGSWRRSIRGPRDAASGALEVQHQRPWRYSIRGPGGAASEALEVQHQRPWRCSIRGPGGTASGALEVQHQGPWRHSIRGPGGTASGGPWRHSIRGALEAQHQGGPGSAASGVLEMQHQGVLEMQHQGPWRCSIRGPWRRSIRGPGGAASGGPWRRSIRGPGDAASGGPGDAASGALEVQHQGPWRCSIRGPGGTASEALEVQHQGPWRCSIRGPGGAASGVLEAQHQGALEAQHQGGPGGAASAASPGLWRRPRDLPVVRLPLEEAHRLNLKPDYFFHGGEDL, from the exons ATGGCTGAATCTGCGAGTGGATTGATTAATGGGATGCATGGTAATGCAATTCGAGAAACTGGCTCAGCCGGAGCGTCTCCG GGTCAGGGAGGCACAGCATTATGGGGCCCTGGAGGCGCAGCATCAGGGGCCCTGGAGGCGCAGCATCAGGGGTCCTGGAGATGCAGCATCAGGGGGTCCTGGAGATGCAGCATTAATGGGGCCCTGGAGGCACAGCATCAGGGGCCCTGGAGGTGCAGCATCAGGGGCCCTGGAGGCGCAGCATCAGGGGCCCTGGAGGAGCAGCATCAGGGGCCCTGGAGGCACAGCATCAGGGGTCCTGGAGATGCAGCATCAGGGGGTCCTGGAGATGCAGCATCAGGGGGTCCTGGAGATGCAGCATCAGGGGCCCTAGAGGCACAGCATCAGGGGTCCTGGAGGCGCAGCATCAGGGGCCCTAGAGACGCAGCATCAGGGGCCCTGGAGGTGCAGCATCAGAGGCCCTGGAGGTACAGCATCAGGGGCCCTGGAGGCGCAGCATCAGAGGCCCTGGAGGTGCAGCATCAGAGGCCCTGGAGGTGCAGCATCAGAGGCCCTGGAGGTACAGCATCAGGGGCCCTGGAGGTACAGCATCAGGGGCCCTGGAGGCACAGCATCAGGGGCCCTGGAGGCACAGCATCAGGGGGGCCCTGGAGGCACAGCATCAGGGGGGCCCTGGAGGCACAGCATCAGGGGGGCCCTGGAAGCGCAGCATCAGGGGTCCTGGAGATGCAGCATCAGGGGGTCCTGGAGATGCAGCATCAGGGGCCCTGGAGGTGCAGCATCAGGGGGCCCTGGAGGCGCAGCATCAGGGGCCCTGGAGGCGCAGCATCAGGGGGGCCCTGGAGGCGCAGCATCAGGGGTCCTGGAGATGCAGCATCAGGGGGTCCTGGAGATGCAGCATCAGGGGCCCTGGAGGTGCAGCATCAGGGGCCCTGGAGGTGCAGCATCAGGGGCCCTGGAGGCACAGCATCAGAGGCCCTGGAGGTGCAGCATCAGGGGCCCTGGAGGTGCAGCATCAGGGGCCCTGGAGGTGCAGCATCAGGGGTCCTGGAGGCACAGCATCAGGGGGCCCTGGAGGCGCAGCATCAGGGGGGCCCTGGAGgcgcagcatcagcagcatctcCCGGCCTCTGGAGAAGGCCCCGGGATTTACCTGTTGTGCGGCTTCCCTTAGAAGAGGCACACAGACTCAATTTAAAACCTGATTACTTTTTCCATGGCGGCGAAGACTTATAA
- the LOC123763505 gene encoding uncharacterized protein has product MEWTSTFTSTFSTPPPPTTPSPPASSPPILSSPYYLGVRASDLELHEDEKPPILTQSFAPAFSSSSLSLTPTTLSFTPASLSLPSASLSLPSASLSLPSASLSLPSASLSLPSASLSLPSASLSLPPANLSLQPASLSFASTGLSLPPATLSLSPTTLTPTTQSPTPTTLPLTPTSLALTPTTLSQLRMRAREHISSFINLSSD; this is encoded by the coding sequence ATGGAGTGGACGTCGACCTTCACCTCCACGTTCTCCACGCCTCCGCCGCCCACCACGCCCTCGCCACCCGCGTCCTCGCCACCCATCCTCTCCAGCCCTTACTACCTGGGCGTGCGGGCGTCGGATCTGGAACTGCACGAGGATGAGAAGCCGCCCATACTTACTCAGTCCTTCGCTCCGGCCTTCTCTTCCAGCAGCCTCAGTCTCACGCCCACGACGCTTTCCTTTACGCCCGCGAGTCTGTCTCTGCCGTCCGCGAGTCTGTCTCTGCCGTCCGCCAGTCTGTCTCTGCCGTCCGCGAGTCTGTCTCTGCCGTCCGCCAGTCTGTCTCTGCCGTCCGCGAGTCTGTCTCTGCCGTCCGCGAGTCTGTCTCTGCCGCCCGCGAATCTGTCTCTGCAGCCCGCGAGTCTGTCTTTCGCTTCTACTGGATTATCTCTTCCACCAGCGACTTTGTCTCTCTCGCCCACGACTCTCACACCCACTACGCAGTCTCCTACGCCCACAACATTGCCCCTCACACCTACGAGTCTGGCTTTGACGCCCACAACCCTGTCGCAGCTGAGGATGAGGGCGAGGGAACACATTTCTTCTTTCATTAACCTGAGCTCCGACTGA